The following are encoded together in the Ornithorhynchus anatinus isolate Pmale09 unplaced genomic scaffold, mOrnAna1.pri.v4 scaffold_233_arrow_ctg1, whole genome shotgun sequence genome:
- the ORNANAV1R3200 gene encoding vomeronasal 1 receptor ornAnaV1R3200 (The RefSeq protein has 1 substitution compared to this genomic sequence): protein MNTPELSFGIVILLQFSIGISLNIFLLLFYLRMLSTTPSSPDLINAHLTLANTIILFTSGIPDTLSAWGLRNFLNTGGCKILMYLYRVARGLAICSTCLLSMFQAVTISPRTSRWARVKARLPQCIAPSCLLSWGLSLLIDFDTMILMTGPQNSSSVQLMLDLKYCSKVSVSVETTLLIAIVPSLRDLVFVGLMSVASGYMVFVLHRHHRQFRYLHSPRRSPRVMPEVRAAKRIVALVILYVFLYGRQTIMLSIILNMKEKSPLLINSHLAFLLTFSAISPFLMIHSDRRMKKFWVR, encoded by the coding sequence ATGAATACCCCTGAACTCTCCTTTGGGATCGTGATTCTGCTCCAGTTCAGCATTGGGATCTCATTGAATATATTCCTTCTCCTATTTTATCTCCGTATGCTCTCCACCACCCCAAGTTCTCCAGACTTGATCAATGCCCACTTGACTTtggccaacaccatcatccttttCACCAGTGGGATCCCAGACACCTTGTCAGCATGGGGACTGAGGAATTTCCTGAACACTGGTGGTTGTAAAATCCTTATGTATCTGTACCGCGTGGCCCGGGGTCTGGCCATCTGcagcacctgcctcctgagcatgtTCCAGGCTGTGACCATCAGCCCCAGGACCTCCCGGTGGGCCCGGGTCAAAGCCAGGTTACCCCAGTGcattgccccctcctgcctcttgtcCTGGGGCCTCAGTCTGCTCATTGATTTTGATACAATGATACTTATGACAGGCCCCCAGAATAGCAGCAGTGTTCAACTCATGCTGGACCTCAAATATTGCTCCAAAGTCAGCGTCAGTGTGGAAACCACCCTGCTCATCGCCATCGTGCCCTCCCTCCGTGACCTTgtcttcgtggggctcatgagcgTGGCTAGCgggtacatggtgtttgtcctacACAGGCACCACCGGCAGTTCCGATACCTCCACTCACCCAGACGGTCCCCCAGGGTGATGCCCGAGGTCAGGGCGGCCAAGAGGATCGTGGCCCTGGTCACCCTTTACGTCTTCCTTTACGGACGGCAGACCATCATGCTGAGCATCATATTAAACATGAAAGAGAAGTCCCCTCTGTTGATTAATAGTCATTTGGCTTTTCTGCTCACTTTCTCAGCCATCAGTCCATTTCTGATGATTCACAGTGACAGAAGGATGAAAAAATTCTGGGTGAGGTAA
- the ORNANAV1R3226 gene encoding vomeronasal 1 receptor ornAnaV1R3226 (The RefSeq protein has 4 substitutions compared to this genomic sequence), with product MEATALSFGILKLLQLSAGVTMNAFLLLFYIRMVSASSKFGPSDLILGHLALANTMVLLTFGISETLSAWRLRNFLNNGGCKILMYLYRVARGLAICSTCFLSVFQAITISPGTTRWAWIKARLPRCIVPSCLFSWGLSLLIDFDVLLNMTGLQNSSSVQLVLDLKYCAKISASAEITLLIAVVRSLRDLFFMGLMSAASGYMVFVLHRHHQQVQHLHVPGRPPGAMPEVRAAKRVMALATLYVLLYGQQTITLSILLNLKKKPPLLVDSHMVLSFTFSTVSPFLIIHGDWRMRTFWKRDSPISHLNP from the coding sequence ATGGAGGCCACGGCACTCTCCTTTGGGATCCTGATGCTGTTACAGCTCAGTGCTGGGGTCACCATGAATGCCTTCCTTCTCCTGTTTTATATCCGCATGGTCTCTGCCAGCTCCAAGTTCGGGCCCTCCGATTTGATCCTTGGCCACCTGGCTTTGGCCAACACCATGGTTCTTCTCACGTTTGGAATCTCAGAGACCCTTTCAGCTTGGAGACTGAGGAATTTCCTGAACAATGGTGGATGTAAAATTCTCATGTATCTGTACCGAGTGGCCCGGGGCCTGGCTATCTGCAGCACCTGCTTcctgagtgtgttccaggccattaCTATCAGTCCCGGGACCACTCGGTGGGCCTGGATCAAGGCCAGGTTGCCCAGGTGcattgtcccctcctgcctcttctcctggGGCCTCAGTCTACTCATAGATTTTGATGTCTTGCTGAACATGACAGGTCCTCAGAACAGCAGCAGTGTTCAACTCGTGTTGGATCTCAAATATTGTGCAAAAATCAGTGCCAGTGCAGAAATCACCCTTCTAATTGCGGTTGTGCGTTCCCTCCGTGATCttttcttcatggggctcatgagcgcggccagtggctacatggtgtttgtcctacACAGGCACCACCAGCAGGTCCGACACCTCCACGTGCCCGGACGCCCCCCCGGGGCGATGCCTGAGGTCAGGGCAGCTAAAAGGGTTAtggccctggtcaccctctatgtCCTCCTCTATGGACAACAGACCATCACGCTGAGCATCTTACTAAACTTAAAAAAGAAACCCCCTCTGTTGGTGGACAGCCACATGGTGTTGTCTTTCACCTTCTCAACTGTGAGTCCATTCCTGATCATTCATGGTGACTGGAGAATGAGGACATTTTGGAAACGGGACTCTCCTATTTCTCACCTGAATCCCTGA